A part of Miscanthus floridulus cultivar M001 chromosome 6, ASM1932011v1, whole genome shotgun sequence genomic DNA contains:
- the LOC136461587 gene encoding NADP-dependent malic enzyme, chloroplastic-like: MMSARTAAVAAASPASAWKRGARSEGGGSSCDGCQNYRNTLRRRAAAAKVRALPPKRVEAVAMGSAAETETETETETETETETETEEVAAAAGVVEDPYGEDRDTEELPVTPWAFSVASGYTLLRDPHHNKGLAFTEKERDAHYLRGLLPPAVVSQELQIKKIMHNLRQYQVPLQRYMAMMDLQERNERLFYKLLIDNVEELLPVVYTPTVGEACQKYGSIFRQPQGLYVSLRDKGRVLEVLRNWPHRDIQVICVTDGERILGLGDLGCQGMGIPVGKLALYTALGGVRPSACLPITIDVGTNNEKLLNDEFYIGLRQKRATGEEYDELMEEFMAAAKQIYGEKVLIQFEDFANHNAFDLLEKYSKSHLVFNDDIQGTASVVLAGLSAALKMVGGTLAEQTYLFLGAGEAGTGIAELIALEISKQTKAPIEECRKKVWLVDSKGLIVDSRKNSLQPFKKPWAHEHEPLGTLYDAVQSIKPTVLIGTSGVGRTFTKEVVEAMASFNERPIIFSLSNPTSHSECTAEQAYSWTQGRAVFASGSPFAPVEYDGKTFVPGQSNNAYIFPGLGLGLVISGAVRVHEDMLLAASAALADQATDENFVKGSIFPPFTNIRKISAHIAAAVAAKAYELGLATRLPPPRDLVKYAQSCMYTPVYRNYR, encoded by the exons ATGATGTCCGCGCgcaccgccgccgttgccgccGCGTCCCCCGCCTCCGCG TGGAAGCGGGGAGCACGGAGCGAGGGCGGTGGCAGCAGCTGCGACGGATGCCAGAACTACAGGAACACCTTGCGGAGGAGGGCCGCGGCGGCCAAGGTGCGCGCCTTGCCGCCGAAGCGGGTGGAGGCGGTCGCGATGGGCTCAGCcgcggagacggagacggagacggagacggagacggagacggagacggagacggagacggaggaggtggcggcggctgcCGGCGTCGTCGAGGACCCCTACGGCGAGGACAGGGACACCGAGGAGCTGCCCGTCACGCCCTGGGCCTTCTCCGTCGCGAG CGGTTACACCCTTTTGAGGGATCCACATCACAACAAGGGTCTTGCCTTCACGGAGAAGGAGAGGGATGCACACTACTTGCGTGGACTGCTTCCTCCGGCAGTTGTGTCTCAGGAACTCCAA ATTAAGAAGATCATGCACAACCTGCGGCAGTATCAGGTCCCTTTGCAGCGCTATATGGCCATGATGGACCTTCAG GAGAGGAACGAGAGGCTTTTCTACAAGCTTTTAATTGATAATGTGGAGGAGCTGCTTCCTGTTGTTTACACACCAACTGTAGGTGAGGCCTGCCAGAAGTATGGGTCCATCTTTCGACAACCACAGGGTCTGTATGTCAGCCTGAGGGACAA GGGGAGGGTCCTAGAAGTTCTAAGGAACTGGCCACATAGGGACATTCAAGTTATCTGTGTTACTGATGGTGAGCGAATCTTGGGACTTGGAGATTTGGGTTGTCAG GGAATGGGAATTCCTGTAGGCAAGCTTGCTCTATACACTGCTCTTGGAGGAGTTCGTCCATCAGCT TGTTTGCCTATCACAATTGACGTTGGCACAAATAATGAGAAACTGCTTAATGATGAGTTCTACATTGGACTCCGGCAAAAACGTGCAACTGGCGAG GAGTATGATGAGCTTATGGAAGAGTTCATGGCTGCTGCTAAGCAAATCTACGGTGAGAAAGTCCTCATTCAG TTTGAGGACTTCGCCAATCATAATGCCTTTGATTTGCTTGAAAAATATAGCAAGAGCCATCTTGTTTTCAATGATGATATCCAG GGCACAGCATCAGTGGTCCTTGCAGGTTTGTCAGCAGCACTCAAGATGGTTGGTGGGACCCTGGCAGAGCAGACTTATTTGTTCCTTGGTGCTGGGGAG GCTGGAACTGGTATTGCAGAACTCATTGCTCTTGAGATTTCAAAACAG ACGAAGGCTCCAATTGAAGAGTGCCGCAAGAAGGTTTGGCTGGTGGACTCAAAG GGTTTGATTGTTGACTCTCGTAAAAACTCCCTTCAGCCATTCAAAAAACCTTGGGCACATGAGCATGAGCCCTTGGGAACCTTGTATGATGCTGTTCAG TCCATCAAACCTACAGTTCTGATTGGGACATCTGGAGTTGGAAGAACATTCACAAAAGAAGTTGTTGAGGCCATGGCTTCCTTCAAtgag AGGCCTATCATCTTTTCACTGTCAAATCCAACCTCACATTCTGAATGTACTGCTGAACAAGCATATAGCTGGACTCAG GGTCGTGCAGTATTTGCCAGTGGCAGTCCGTTTGCCCCTGTGGAGTATGATGGGAAGACTTTTGTACCGGGGCAG TCGAACAATGCCTACATTTTCCCTGGACTCGGCCTCGGTCTTGTTATTTCTGGAGCCGTCCGTGTCCACGAGGACATGCTTCTTGCCGCCT CGGCAGCACTAGCTGATCAGGCCACAGATGAGAACTTTGTCAAGGGATCGATCTTCCCACCCTTCACCAACATTAGAAAGATCTCTGCGCACATTGCTGCAGCCGTGGCTGCAAAAGCTTATGAACTCG GTTTGGCGACCCGTCTGCCTCCCCCCAGAGACCTGGTGAAATATGCACAGAGCTGCATGTACACTCCTGTCTACCGTAACTACCGGTAG